Genomic DNA from Stigmatopora nigra isolate UIUO_SnigA chromosome 17, RoL_Snig_1.1, whole genome shotgun sequence:
GAGATGCGCTCGGGGGGAGTTGGTCGAGAGGCAGCGATTTCTTCAAACCCTGGAAGTGGAGCTGGAGAGTTTGCAGAAGCAGGTGATTGACAACACTCAGAAACCATGACAAAAAATTGAGGCTAGTAGATACTTGGAAGAAGGTTTTCCCTCTTACTTtagtcgtgaccggacgtttggtcaaatgtacttagatattaaacagtacttagatattaaactctcttagatattaaactctctcttagatattaaactctcttagatattaaactctctctcagatattaaactctcttagatcttaaactctcttagatattaaactctcttggatattaaaatctctctcatgaatataattttctgatttcaacagtaaactctctgtcatgttgtcaaacgtccgggcgaccaaacgtccaggcgaccaaacgtccgggcgaccaaaacgtccgggccaccaaacgtccgggccaccaaacgtccgggcgaccaaacgtccggggggccATAACGGGCTTTCagactggtgtttttttttctttactcccAAGGTTGCGGCCCTGGAGGGCAACCTGACCGAAGCAAGTCACAAGTACGGCACGGAAATGGAGAGCCTGCAGGTCACCCTTAACCAGTTAGAAGAGGAACTCTCGCAGCTGCGCTTGGACATGCAGCGCACCAAGGCCGACTATGAGCAGCTCCTGCGCATCAAGCAGAATCTGGAGATGGAAATTGCTACCTACAGGCGACTGCTGGAAGGCGAGGAAAGGTTAGAAGTGTGTTGTTAAAggtattagaaaatggaaagtGACTGCACAAATCTCATAAGAAATTGGCTCCAAATTTCGtctatttttttatctataatCCTGAAAAGTGCGCtcaatttttttcagcaattctggttgtgacatcacaaccagaattgctgatCATGTCTGCCTTGAACATACTTGAATGTTACTTTGtttcatttactttttattctgaaaaactattttattgtCTTTCAGCATGAAAGAAGTTCCACCACCACCAAAAAGTCAGTACTTTTGCGTATAAGAAATTATTCTTGAGCCAATATCTGATTTGGATAtgtttttgttatcatttttttgcagaagaacCCGAAGTTCGCACTAGGAAAATCGTGAAGGTGGTGACCCAGACCATGGTCAACGGCAAGGTGGTGGACGAATCCAGCGAGGTGGAACAAATTGAGGAAACCactaaaaaatagtagttgcaagTTATTAAGAAGACCCAAAAAACTATCAAAAATCAGGCATTATTTCTAATTACCGTAGACTTTATTTAGCTAAGTTTTCCTTTTGTGTAAGCTAATTAAATATAGTTTTGCATACTTAACTAGTGCTGGATCTAGGACATATTTATCTCTTTGagtagaaatgtttaaaaatacacttaaccacagtatttgtattagtacatgaatgaaatattaaaatagcaTCAGTCTTGGGTTTTGGTACatttctcatctttttttgcagtttttttcttcattttttttttggtcaacacAATTTGGGGAAACTAACGTCAGAGATTAGATcgaatattaattaattttaattattaatttccaaaactttgattaaaaaaggaTAGAAATAATCCTCAAGGAAACATTTGGACTAAATTCACCCACTTGATCCCATTGGAGCTAAGCTAGTTTAAGTATTAAAAATCTAGGACTTGTGCCGGTTACAGTGTCTCGCCAAGAAATCATTCACAATAACgtcttttatacatattttatttcccATGGCATAACAACACTGCTAGGCTCTTTCACACGGGGTCTCGTGAGGGGTCAACTTTGGATTCATGGTGTAAGATGCTGGACTTTTACAcacaatacagtaaaaaatattaaaacttttACGCAAAGCAATAAAAATCAGacctgggattcgaacccgagTCTTCCACATGGTAGTCAGGTGAGCAAACCTCTGCACCATGCAGTATCCACACTTTACTTAGTGATTATTTGAAGTTTTTGACAATAcacgtttttttctatttaagagaaaaaaattcaaactggGGATTTGAACCCGAGTCTCTTGAATGGTAGTTCAATGAACAAACCACTGCACCATGAAGTCACTACACTTTGCTCGGCGATTATTTGTAAGTTTTGACTACACacggttgtttctatttaaggagGAAAAAATCCGACTATGGATTCGAACCCGAGTTTCCCACATgtgagtcaggtgaacaaacttCTGCACCATTAAGTAAGTACGCTTTGCTTTAGATTATTTGTCAGTCTTGACTACACAcaattgtttctatttaagggtgaaaaaaatccaacatgggattcgaacccaagccTCCCACATGTGAGCCAGGTGAACAAACCCCTGCACCATGAAGTAACTACACTTTGTGTAATGTTTATTTGTAACTCTTGACTACACacggttgtttctatttaagggtaaaaaatgtaacctgggattcgaacccaagccTCCCACGCCtcagtcaggtgaacaaaccacTACACCATAAATTGGCCATACTTTACTTGGTGATTATTGGAAGGTATTGACTACACacagttgtttctatttaagggtAAAAACTTTGAgcctgggattcgaacccgagCCTCCAACATGTGAGTCAGGTGAACAAGCCTCCAAACCATGAAAGGACCACACTTTACTTAATGATTAATGGAAAGTCTTGACTTCAcatggttgtttctatttaagggtAAAAATTTCAacccgggatttgaacccaagccTCCCACATGTGAGTCAGGTGAACTAACCGCCAAGCCATTTAAGGGCTACACTGTACTTAgtgattattggaaagtcttgactacacacgGTTGTCtctatttaaaggaaaaaatgattcccaactgggatttgaaccctagCCTCCTACATTGCAGGCAGGTAAgcaaaccactacaccatgaagTCAACACACAAattactttgtcattattgtaaagtcttgactacacatatATAGAAATAACTTAGTCGTCTCTATTTGGAAGAAAACATGTCTTAGTCTCTTTTTGGATAGAAAATGGTTTAtcaggctttcatttcaaacaattattttgaagaaaaaaggaagtcaagggCGTTCCTTGTATTGACGTCACTTTTGTGAGCCGGAAGTGAAACGGACcggaaaagaaaatggaagaaaacgCTTTTTgcatgctttgttttgtttgtaaacgtaTTTTCAGCGTTTTAATCGCATCATCTAAATGATCTATTTTGGGTCAACtccaacaaaaacatgtttgttaaAGGCCATGAACAGAAGTccaccaagaagttgttgtttttgacgtaagctgatttttgtgtactcgacGCATGGCGTCGGAAGGGTAAGAAATGCTCCCGTTTTCTACGTTGCAATTTTCTCTAAAGATATAGTTTAACTTTCAGTCATAATATCTCCAAATCGATTTGCGTTTAGTGTTTCTTAATCGTTTCAAAGACCGAACAAGGACTGAAAAGATTACTTTTCCAATTCGAAATTCCTCTATAGACCATTTGGCATAAAACGAAAATCCTAATTGTGGAAAGACACTATCTCCAGTAATATTGGTCATATTTGACGActtgattcatttatttatttttggttgaaGACCATGTCTAGTATGGCTTTTCCCCCCTAAAaatatgacatagtatagtaaggcgtttttcttaaaaacaaaacaaaaacaacataatatagtaaggctagtttctttaaaaaaacctacatagtatagtaaggttttttaaaaagtaaaaactacatagtatagtaagacttttttcttttaataatgacatagtatagtgaggcttttcccccctaaaaaaatacagtatagtaaggctttttccccctaaaaaattacagtatagtaaggcttttcccctaaaaacgacatagtatagtaaggctttttcctataaaaaaaaaatgaccatgtattcaTGCTTTTTTCTTGTGGTCTTTGACAGGATGGAGTAGGTTTGGAAGCAGCTTGCGGATGAAGATGAAGAGCCACCCGACCGGTCGCCTTCATATTGGCTCGGTATGTGATGTTTCGCCTTTTTCATAGCCACATCACcttacaaaatactttttagaaTGAAACAAAAATCTTTCTGATAATTCTAAGtcaatagtatagtaaggcttttcaacatagtatagtttggcttttatttctttaaaaaaacgacatagtatagtatggcttttccccccctaaaaaacgacatagtatagttaggctttttattcgtcaaaaacgacatagtataataaggctttttattcgtcaaaaatgacatagtatagtaaggctttttttcttttaaaaaacgacatagtatagtaaggctttttttctttaaaaaaacgacatagtatagtaaggctttttatctttaaaaaacaacatagtatagtaaggctttttaatcttcaaaaaaacgacatagtatagtaaggcttttttcttaaaaaaaacgacatagtatagtaaggctttttatcttaaaaaaacgacatagtatagtaaggcttttttcttaaaaaaaacgacatagtatagtaaggctttttattcttaaaaacgacatagtatagtaaggcttttttcttcaaaaaaacgacatagtatagtaaggcttttttcttcaaaaaaacgacatagtatagtaaggctttttattcgtaaaaaatgacatagtatatatagtaaggctttttatccgtacaaaatgacatagtatagtaaggctttttctttttaaaataccacataatatagtaagccttttatttcttttacaaaatgacataatatagtaaggctttttgctttaaaataaaacCCAGTGATCATAGTGTGTGTTCATAGCCATATCCCCTTACAAAaaactttttgaatgaaaacatttatttagtaTAAATAAAAGTCATGGTCACATAATAGAACAAGAGATACTTTGTTGTcaactttgatttttattttttcagatgtgACACATAGGCAAAAAATGGTGACTTGTGGGATGGACCCTCTTCCAACCAAAAGGTTTCCCAAAGCTTGAAGAGCGAAGacacctgaaaacaaaaaaaagtaagtttaaaaaacacattcattttgcagtgcagaaaataatttttgtcttttgtttttcttagacTCACCTGTGGATGGCGGTGATGTGGATTTCAGCAGGTGGATGACTTGGCCTCATACAAAAGGACTTTGATTGGATTCCCCGCCTCTTCCAACTTGTCACttttaatgtcaaataaaaactgAGTGAACAGGACTTaacttctatattttttttgttgtgtgggtgtggcttaaacacttagtcaaaaTTTTCGATCGGCctctaaaagaaaatacttggGCGCGCGATGTTAGTGGGAGGGTGGGATGGTTCACATAGTGCAAAGGTTGAGTATGCGCCTACCGCCCAGATGGACGCTGGTTCGCTTCCCGGAGCAGGCACTCAGAAATGAATTCTTGGTGACTctccccgccttcggcggggaGAGCCACCTGCGACGTCAGATCCTttaccttttgctgaaaaatactataaaaaataaaaaaaaattaaaagaaagacACATAGAAAGTTGTATTGAACATGACCATACTCTTTATTTAGGTggcttaaacacttagtcaaattTCTCCTGGcttaaacacttttaaaatttcaaatttcTCCAGCGCCCTCTGAAAGAAAATAGTTAGTCACTTTtactaaaaaatactttaaaaattaaaattttaaattaaacattacatcaattttttttaaaatacttagtTAAGGAAATCTCAGTTGGGAGGTGGCTTGCACACTTAGCCAAATTTCTGGAATACTCCCTTACCGAAAATACTTAGTCTTGGTGGCCCTCCCCACCAGCAACATAAGAAAAATTACCTTTtactaaaaaatactttaaacattttttaaattttacatttaggACATTACACCAAAATGTGTTCAAATACTTAGCCTACAAAATCAAAAGACATTGGCTATTTTCTGGTCGGCATTCTTACCGCACCCTCGTCCACAATCGGACTTACATATCTTTGAGGATTTGCCATCTGGCAAAGTTGTCCACCTGCATCTGCCGGAGCCGTCCAAAAGCATGACCGTGTCAGCCTCCGCTCACTGGGGCGCCGGAGACTCACACTCCTGGATGAAGGCGCATTCAGGGGGGGCGCCGGTATGAGTCTGTCAACAAACAAGGAAAGTCGTGAACTTCTGGGGAACATTTCCTCCATGCTGTAACTTACATTCAACAAATATCTTACAGTACATACAATAAAGCcatactgtactatgtcgttttaggggggggggcatactatactatgtgtttttttagagggaaaaaagccttactatactatgtcgtttttctaagaAGGCACTTACTTCCAACGGTTGCTGAAGGCCTTGTAGGGATGCGCAACGGCCAAGCCAGGGGCTTTCCTTCGGCGAACACCAGGCTGGTGATGTCCACATCGGGGCAATCCTCATGGTAGACACCGGAGAAACAAAGCATGGAGTCTTCCATTGGGGTGTTTGTAACTCTTCGGCTCTCGCTTGCCTTCCAAACTGCCTCTGAAACATCGCAAAAACATTTGCACGCGTTGAGAAAGCATTCGTTCCAAACAAATAGCACTTCGGTCATGACAATTACGTAAACGTGAATGAGTAGAGTTCAAAACAACACTTACATCATAAGATGAACATTGATGTGCGAGCCCAGTTGTAGACGTAGTTGAAATTATCCGTGTCCAATTTCATCCGTTAACATATTAAAAGCAGATCTATGATTACAATCCAGTTTGTCCGGGAAATGTTTGCGCGTGGTTAGCACACAACACCAAATGCTACATTGGATCACGTCAGGCTAAACTAGTCAACTACCGAAACCTTCCCGCATGCCATGCCTTACACGATCACGATCGATTCATTCGGGGTTCGATCAAAATGTCTGTGAAGCTAGGACATAGGTAACTAGGAGGAGACGCACTAGTGTGCTCTGACGCAgacaaggtcaaaggtcacgtcGCCATTTGTCAGCCATATTGCATCGGTGCctatgtataataaggcttGTTATCTTATGCAAATGACAATGTAACCCAGCTTTTTTGGCTAGATTTTATGGTGCTCATGGGGGAATTATTATAGACGCTTTAGTTCATTAATATTCCAAGTTGGACTTTATTCATAATCAAGTTAATTGATAAATGGGTAAATTCAATTCAGAACTGTTATAGTACCTTGTTTTTTGTGGTTCATATGGTCCAAAACTTTCTGCAATGAGTATAAACAGTAAAgtgtttatttaatattatatgGGCTATGTCACCATTTGTTTTCTATTATTTAACTCCCTCTTATGAAGTACTGTTGCTTTTTTACTTAATTTCTGTTTGGGATTATTGTTTATGCGCATGTTGGCGGAACTGGAACACACACAAACTTGAAATGTTTCTACACAAGATGTGAACAATTAAGACCATTCCAAAGAATATTGGCCAACAAAATGGGATGACACATTTTGAAACACTGTAGTTCTTCAAAAAAAGCAGTTACTTTCTTGCTCCCATTTCTGATAAGCACCAATTTTTCTGACATTTCTACACACTGCccatctgtccatccatctgtccatccatctgtccatccgtcCATTTCCTCCTCGGTGGCGGTGATGGTCAAACTCTGCCTTTTTCAGCACACCGAGCACGTCTTCGAACTTCCACCTCCATCATCCGCTGTCGGACCGAGAAAAACATTGTACGCCAAACGTAAGACGACGACAACATCTGACCGCGGATGAACAATTCATTCAGACTCTCAAGCGAGCACCTTTTCTGGCCGCCGTCGCTTGCTTTGCGGCCTTCTGGTCCTCCAAGACTTTAAGTGTTGCCTCGTACTCTTCTTTTTTGGCATTCCACTCCTTCCTGTTGTTCAAGATTCCATCCAACATGGGCTGGATTTGTGGGTGGAAGCGAGAGAATTCCTAGAAAGCCATTATTCAAGATTAATTTTATAATCTGGGTCCTGGTACCCAACATTATACTGCTTCATCCATCCAAATAAACATCACCTTATAGACGAACGTGCAGACAAAGTCGATGAAACCGCATTGGAGTTTTGGCAGCTCTGCTGCTTTGTTCCTGTCCATCATAGGCTAgtgaataaaaccaaaaaataaacaagttacAAGGAAGAACATAGTCGTAAATGGGGATCAGCCTTGTTTTGCTTGGAGACTCACAATGGGTTGTTGTTCCAGGACCGTCCTCTCCAAGTCACCTTGCTCCCAAAACTCTGCCGCCACAGACAATGCAACCTGTGGGACACAAGGACAACTTAAGGACTTTGTAACATTAGAATTAGCATTCCCCTCACCTTGCTTTGGACCTCCCAAGGCTTGGTGATGGCAGACAAATCACAGGCGGTCATCATCATGGCCCTGAAACAGAGGAAGAAGCCATTAGAAATCTGAGACGCATAGATAGCCACAGAAGAACATTTTTGTGAGCCATTAGAAATCAGAGACGTATAGATAGACACAGAAGAACATTTTTGTGAGTGAGTGAACCTACATGAGTATCTCTTTCCTGGTAGTTTCCAAAGACATGAAATCCACCCACTTCTTTTCATCCTCATATGTGTGTGAAAGGTCCACAATCTTCTGGAACATGGTtctctttctaaaaaaaaataataataaagcatcCATGATTGTGTTTTTGGGGACTGATTGGACACGGGCAtgatcgtgaccggacgtttggtggtctggacgtttggtcgcctgggtgaatataattttgagagctggtttcaacattagatatttagaactctctcaagaatataattttgagagctgatttcaacagtaaattctttgtcatgttgtcaaacgtccgggcgaccaaatgtctgcgcgaccaaacgtccaagtggCATGATGGCCGTTGGCTGGCTTACTTGAAATAAAGAGCCAGGTCAGTGGCAATGATAGCGATGTCAGTCAGGTGAATAACGTGGTCCACCTGTCGCCTGTTCAGGTTCTGGTAGATGTTCAGTGACTATGGATGAGGAAAGAAAGAAGCATTTGTCAAGCATATCATGATTAAAATTCCacacatataatgattaaaatcCTAAAAACCAAAATGTTTCTTCGACTTTCTCACCTCATCGGACAAGAGAAATTTTCCAAACTCTAGATGGTGTCGTTCCAAGATGGACGATCCATGCAATTTAGCGAGAGGGTTGCCAGACCTgtgaaatccccccaaaaaatttaaATCGACAACTTCTGGACTCCAATCTCCATTTTAGCTAAAAACAAACTATTTACTATCTTCACTTATGGCGACCAGTCAACATATTTTAAAGTGAGTAACACTTACTTGACCTGGTATAAGTTATTTGTCCCTCTGTGATCAATATCATGAAGAAAGCCTGCCGTAATCATGGCCATGACCTCCAAATCGGTGTAGTACCTCTTCAGCATTCCCGTCTAgtccaaaaaacatcaaaaaacaaTGGACTCTTTGACATTTAAGAGCAACCAGAAGTCGAATAAAATACCGTCAAGAGCGTGAACATGGTTTGTCCCACGTTGAAGCCATGCCGCCAGTTATGGTAGGTAATCCTCCTGTAACCTTTACTGACAGAATACATGAAGCGGACCAGCACCTAAGAAGAACCCAAAAAACTTTAAGTGGGGCTTTAGGAGGACACAAAACTATtgtgagtgtccaatcacctcTTGAGGGATCTGGAACTTCTTGACCACTCCTACTTCGTAGTACATTTGTATTCCGCATTTGACCAGTTCCGTTTCGGTGCACTTGAAATCCGAAAAACGGAATTCGTAGATCTCAAATTTCTGGATTAGAGGCGGCAAgtcttttttctattaaaaaaaaaaatgtgttggacTTATTGCGTTGGGTCCTTtgaatatttgagtgttattacCAAGATACCGAGAAGCTCCTCCTCTTCACATTCACAAGGTTCGCAATTGTAGACCTCCTGTGTATTCTAAACGTATTGAGAAAGAAAATGTAAGTCTTAAGCCttcaaaattccccaaaaataaaccaaaaagctCTTCAACTAACCAGAATATTCTGGATTTCATCATTCCGACATTTGACATGGTAGAGCACCATGTCCTGGGCGATGTCTTTACGGTTTTCCAGCTTATTCATTTTGTCGTAAGTGTCCGTATTCAAAGCGGACCAACCCAGGAATTGCGTCAAAGCCTGATAGAACGCAAACAAAGTTCAGTTAAACGGAATTTGCTGCAAATTTATCAAGTACCTCCATCAGCTGTTCGTCTTGATCGTCAAAGGGCTTTCCGTCTTTTCGGTTGTAGAAAGTAGCCACGCCCACAATCTCCTCTTTCTTGTTGACGATGGGGAGGGAGAGGACATTTTTGATGGTCCATCCACTGCTGTCCAATGCTTCCGTCTGTAGCCAAACAACAAAACCATGTGACAATGTCTTCTCGTATTTAACGTTTTTTAAGGCTTACCTGGAAATTAAAGGTCTCATCCGCTCCGGTATTCATGATATTGCAAATCTATGAGGGATAAAAACCCAAAAAGAGTGTTagccaggtaaaaaaaaaatgaaatttgatgTAAAATGGAACTTACAAAGCCACTTTCCGCCACATAAGTCGGTAAACCGCTACTCAAGGCCCAGTGATCCGCTGGTGGATTCctgcataaaaataaataaatctatcaTACATCATAGACTTGACATGAAATAAGATTTTGTCACGTTAGCAACATGCTAACCATGATCGACCAATCCGAAAACCATGACAAAAATGGTGTCCACTTACGGTATAACTTTGATATCTTCCTTCCCGTGTAATATATAATCGATAACTTTGTAGAAATGTACTTCCTAGGAAAAAATGAGTGGAAATATTATTAGTTTGATGGAAAAATTGACCCAccaggctttatttttttttctattacgtACCCTTCCATCAGGAGTGACAGGCCCTGAATAAGGTGGCTGCTCTCCCATTAAAACTGGCCATACGTCAAAGAATTCCTGCAGAAGAAGAATAGAATTAGAAGCcacaacaacaaagcaaaacaatgataattatattaataataacctTGTCCTTGGTCATGTCAAGTAAACCCACAGAATAGCGGTCGCAGTTGAGGTAGGCTCGCACCGTGTACAAGGCCTTGTGGAACTGTCGCTCAATGTCAGTCAGCTCTTCAAATACTTTGTTGGCCGACCAAAGCAGCaactaatggaaaaaaacaagttttattttgaaaatacaagTCCAAAAAAAGTTGACTGAAAGCAAACTTCATTGCCATAACATTAGGGACACTAGcttttaaatagaaatagacCACAACACCACATTGGGATTTTTGGgggtatatttttaaatataaaaaaagagtattcttctatttaaagccatttttaagTCTAACAAGGGAACAAAGAGAGATGAAACATTGTTTGATTGTTCTTATATCTAATTATTGATATCATTttggtgggatttttttttggggggggggctatttttttaatattaaaagtaaatatGCTGCATTTAATGggcacaataaaaatatttaaagcaattttttttaaggataaagaagcttaacattgttttttttatggtatTCTTtggcagatttaaaaaataacctgAATTCCGGGGAAAGCTAACATAAAACAAAGGTTAAAATCCTGCTTTTACATACAATTTTGCTCAATTTGGGTCTTTAAGACGATATTGTTTCaccttatattatttttttgaatgaaaaaaatacttttattttaccTGACAGCTCTGTAAAAGATGGATATTGTCCAAAAAGTGATGTCATTTACCTGTCCTTTCCGTGTCTCGCAGTTGTGGAGGTAACTCAGGTGGAAAATCTTTAAGTTTAAAGAGGCAATTTTCAGGTACTTTAAAAAGagctgca
This window encodes:
- the LOC144210405 gene encoding rod cGMP-specific 3',5'-cyclic phosphodiesterase subunit beta-like — its product is MAVRKEDVEKFLGGNPTFAQEYFAKKMKQNVVAKISGLPEKQVDFDKFQELSQVEESRIMYDLIKDMQENINMEKVVFKILKRISALIHADRCSLFMYRQRNGVGELATRLFDVNTQSRLEDCVVPPDSEIVYPLDLGIVGHVALTKKTVNVKDVRQSEHYSPFADELTEYQSRNVLATPILNGKDMVAVIMALNKTTGPHFTDQDEDLFLKYLKIASLNLKIFHLSYLHNCETRKGQLLLWSANKVFEELTDIERQFHKALYTVRAYLNCDRYSVGLLDMTKDKEFFDVWPVLMGEQPPYSGPVTPDGREVHFYKVIDYILHGKEDIKVIPNPPADHWALSSGLPTYVAESGFICNIMNTGADETFNFQTEALDSSGWTIKNVLSLPIVNKKEEIVGVATFYNRKDGKPFDDQDEQLMEALTQFLGWSALNTDTYDKMNKLENRKDIAQDMVLYHVKCRNDEIQNILNTQEVYNCEPCECEEEELLGILKKDLPPLIQKFEIYEFRFSDFKCTETELVKCGIQMYYEVGVVKKFQIPQEVLVRFMYSVSKGYRRITYHNWRHGFNVGQTMFTLLTTGMLKRYYTDLEVMAMITAGFLHDIDHRGTNNLYQVKSGNPLAKLHGSSILERHHLEFGKFLLSDESLNIYQNLNRRQVDHVIHLTDIAIIATDLALYFKKRTMFQKIVDLSHTYEDEKKWVDFMSLETTRKEILMAMMMTACDLSAITKPWEVQSKVALSVAAEFWEQGDLERTVLEQQPIPMMDRNKAAELPKLQCGFIDFVCTFVYKEFSRFHPQIQPMLDGILNNRKEWNAKKEEYEATLKVLEDQKAAKQATAARKADDGGGSSKTCSVC